A single Vigna radiata var. radiata cultivar VC1973A chromosome 8, Vradiata_ver6, whole genome shotgun sequence DNA region contains:
- the LOC106769615 gene encoding scarecrow-like protein 8 → MSPPGLPAAGPSDFYGAATGFPTQSMAVPPTINNHPATTHQSLYPSQKPSIMLHPSSHIPKHQTSSLTGKRTLAEFQTHNLSNTISNNLLVSNNNNQLLTNYQFRSVKPRTFQHNQFSTFSPEFSPELSALPSHRYGASLLHHIRPNYVNAQPVTTSILSHTNFSPVQSRLAATREMEKNLIDHRLQELEKELLEDNDDDQGDAVSVVTTSEWSHTIQNLITPPKHVSSSPSSSTTSSNSSAESISVIQSLTEVAKAISEGRVEVATQILTRLSQNSDQGFVNCMVSALKSRMSHVEYPPPVEELFGREHTESTQLLFEHSLFFRVALMVANIAILESAFENKTENPKLCVVDFDIGNGKQYASLLHELSLRRKGSPAVVKIIAVTENSADEKMSSAGVMLGRLAEQLGIGFKFKVLTRRIAELTRESLGCDADEVLAVNFAFRLYKMPDESVSTENPRDELLRRVKTLAPRVVTLVEQESNTNTAPFVARVAESCAYYGALFDSLETTMARENSWRIKMEEGLSRKIANTVACEGRERVERCEVFGKWRARMDMAGFRLKPLSQRVAESIKERLGGENRVTVKVEKGGICFGWMGRTLTVASAWC, encoded by the coding sequence ATGTCGCCGCCGGGGCTCCCTGCTGCTGGACCCTCCGATTTCTACGGCGCAGCAACCGGATTCCCTACTCAATCCATGGCAGTTCCACCCACCATCAACAACCACCCCGCCACCACTCACCAGTCTCTCTACCCATCCCAAAAACCTTCAATTATGCTTCATCCCTCCTCCCACATACCCAAACACCAAACATCCTCTCTCACCGGGAAACGCACCCTCGCAGAATTCCAGACCCACAACCTCAGTAACACCATCAGCAACAATCTTCTTGTTagcaacaacaataaccaactCCTTACCAACTATCAATTTCGTTCGGTAAAACCCAGAACTTTTCAACACAACCAATTCTCCACGTTCTCTCCTGAATTCTCTCCTGAATTATCTGCCTTACCGTCTCACCGTTACGGGGCTTCCCTTCTCCACCACATTCGCCCTAACTATGTCAACGCACAACCTGTCACGACTTCGATCCTGTCTCACACAAATTTCTCTCCTGTTCAAAGCAGGTTAGCCGCGACCCGTGAAATGGAAAAAAACTTGATAGACCACCGCCTCCAGGAGTTGGAAAAAGAGCTTCTAGAAGACAATGATGATGACCAAGGCGACGCTGTTTCAGTCGTTACCACCTCTGAATGGTCACACACAATACAGAACTTAATCACTCCGCCCAAACATGTCTCGTCATCGCCCTCTTCCTCTACGACGTCGTCCAACTCCTCAGCAGAATCCATCAGTGTCATACAGTCCCTAACGGAGGTAGCGAAAGCGATTTCAGAAGGGAGAGTCGAGGTCGCCACGCAGATCCTTACCCGATTGTCGCAGAATTCGGATCAAGGCTTCGTAAATTGCATGGTTTCCGCGCTCAAATCGCGGATGAGTCATGTTGAGTATCCACCACCTGTTGAGGAATTGTTCGGCAGGGAACACACCGAGTCCACTCAGTTGCTATTTGAGCACTCGCTCTTCTTTAGGGTCGCGCTCATGGTCGCCAACATCGCAATCCTCGAATCTGCATTCGAAAATAAAACAGAGAACCCCAAACTCTGCGTGGTGGATTTCGACATCGGGAACGGGAAACAATACGCCAGCCTTCTCCACGAGCTCTCTTTGCGGCGAAAGGGTTCTCCAGCCGTCGTCAAGATCATCGCCGTTACGGAGAACAGCGCTGATGAGAAGATGAGTTCCGCCGGCGTGATGCTAGGAAGACTCGCAGAGCAACTCGGGATTGGTTTCAAATTCAAAGTGCTGACTCGGAGAATCGCCGAGTTGACTCGTGAGTCTTTGGGTTGCGACGCGGACGAGGTACTGGCGGTGAACTTCGCTTTCAGGCTTTACAAAATGCCCGACGAGAGTGTCTCCACAGAGAACCCGCGCGACGAACTTTTGCGGCGCGTGAAGACACTCGCGCCGCGCGTGGTGACGCTGGTGGAGCAGGAGTCGAACACCAATACGGCGCCATTCGTGGCTCGCGTGGCCGAGTCGTGCGCCTATTACGGCGCGCTGTTTGACTCGCTCGAGACTACGATGGCACGGGAAAACTCGTGGCGAATAAAAATGGAGGAGGGACTGAGTCGGAAGATAGCAAACACGGTGGCATGCGAAGGAAGGGAGCGCGTAGAAAGGTGCGAGGTGTTTGGAAAGTGGCGCGCGCGCATGGACATGGCTGGTTTCAGGTTGAAACCACTGAGTCAGAGAGTGGCCGAGTCAATCAAAGAACGACTCGGTGGTGAGAACCGGGTGACAGTTAAAGTAGAAAAGGGTGGGATTTGCTTTGGGTGGATGGGAAGAACCCTGACCGTGGCTTCTGCTTGGTgttaa